GCGTGTGCGGCCCGCCTGGGCGAGCGGGGCCTGCGCGTGACCGTGCTGGAGCAGGCGGCCAGTCCGGCGCTGGGCTCCAGCGGGCGCAGCGCGGCGGGCGTGCGCACGCAGTTCCATACGGACACGAACATCCTGCTGTCCATGCACAGCATCGCGGAGTACCGGACGATGCCGCAGGCGGAGTACCGCCCGGTCGGGTACGCGATCCTGGTGCCGCCGGACGCCTGGGCGGCGCACGCGGCGGGAGTCGAGCGGCAGCGGGCGCTCGGCGCGGACGTGCGGGTGCTCGGCCTCCAGAACGCTCAGGAAATCGTTCCCTTCGATGCCAGCGGCCTGCATGCCTGCACCTTCGGGCCAGGTGACGGCGTGGTCGATCCGCACGGCATCACCTACGCGTTCCTCCAGCAGGCGCGCGACACGGGCGCGGCGCTCTACACCGACACCCAGGTCATGGCCCTGGAACGTCGCGGGGAGCGGTGGCACGTCCGCACCGACCGGGGCGACTTCGACGCGCCGATCCTGGTGAACACGGCCGGCGCGTGGGCGGGGGAACTGGCGGCCCTGGCGGGGTTCGAGCTGCCCGTCTGGCCGGCGCGGCGCATGGTGTACGCCACTGGCCCCCTCCCGGATCGGCGGCCGGTACCGATGACGTTCGACCTCAGTTCCGGCGTGTGGCTGCGTTCCGAGGGACAGCGCATCATCATGGGCCGCGCCAACCCGGCCGACCGGGGCTGGCAGGGCGGCCTGGACTGGGACTGGCTGCCCGATACGCTGGAGCCCGCCCTGACGCGTTTTCCATGGCTGGAGGCGGCGGGCCTGGATCGCCACGCGAGCTGGTGGGGGTACTACGAGGTCACGCCGGACGAGATGCCGATCGTGGGCTGCATGCCGGGCGTGCCGGGCTGGGTGAACGCCTGCGGCTTCTCCGGA
The Deinococcus sp. KSM4-11 DNA segment above includes these coding regions:
- a CDS encoding FAD-binding oxidoreductase, yielding MAGSDVVVVGAGIMGAACAARLGERGLRVTVLEQAASPALGSSGRSAAGVRTQFHTDTNILLSMHSIAEYRTMPQAEYRPVGYAILVPPDAWAAHAAGVERQRALGADVRVLGLQNAQEIVPFDASGLHACTFGPGDGVVDPHGITYAFLQQARDTGAALYTDTQVMALERRGERWHVRTDRGDFDAPILVNTAGAWAGELAALAGFELPVWPARRMVYATGPLPDRRPVPMTFDLSSGVWLRSEGQRIIMGRANPADRGWQGGLDWDWLPDTLEPALTRFPWLEAAGLDRHASWWGYYEVTPDEMPIVGCMPGVPGWVNACGFSGHGVMQAAAIGRVVAQEVLGEKTFIDIDPLRFERFSHGSTQVKDLQV